Proteins co-encoded in one Arthrobacter alpinus genomic window:
- a CDS encoding GAF and ANTAR domain-containing protein, which yields MAILSRARRVSAAFVKIADTLVADYDVVDLLHTLVDESVGLLDAAAAGLLLVDPAGDLQVMASTSEQSQLVEVLQLEAGVGPCVDCFRTGAVVSISDIAAEGSAWPLFQASALAQGFVSVHAVPMRLRGHTIGALNLFRHEAGTLSIEDAALAQAFADVATISLLQERALRESNIVNDQLQRALNSRIVIEQAKGVIAHTANVTIDEAFVLLRSYARSHSQPLYATAKNVVERIITITA from the coding sequence ATGGCGATCTTAAGCCGCGCTCGGCGCGTGAGTGCCGCTTTCGTCAAGATAGCGGATACCTTGGTGGCCGACTACGATGTTGTCGACCTGCTTCATACCCTGGTTGATGAGTCAGTCGGGCTACTTGACGCTGCCGCCGCAGGACTCCTACTAGTTGATCCCGCTGGAGACCTGCAAGTCATGGCTTCCACCAGCGAGCAGAGCCAACTGGTGGAAGTGCTTCAGCTCGAGGCCGGAGTTGGACCCTGTGTTGATTGTTTCCGCACAGGCGCCGTCGTCTCCATCAGTGATATTGCCGCCGAAGGCTCGGCTTGGCCGCTCTTTCAAGCCTCCGCCTTGGCCCAAGGCTTCGTGTCAGTTCATGCTGTTCCGATGAGACTGCGCGGTCACACCATTGGCGCGCTGAACCTGTTCCGGCATGAAGCGGGAACACTCAGCATTGAGGATGCAGCACTGGCACAAGCGTTTGCTGATGTTGCTACCATCAGTCTCCTGCAAGAGCGTGCCTTGCGTGAAAGCAACATAGTCAACGACCAACTCCAGCGGGCTCTGAACAGCAGAATCGTGATCGAGCAGGCGAAGGGCGTTATCGCCCATACTGCAAATGTCACCATCGATGAGGCTTTCGTCCTTCTGCGGTCCTATGCACGTTCACATAGCCAGCCGCTGTATGCCACGGCCAAGAATGTTGTGGAACGTATCATCACCATCACGGCCTGA
- the nirB gene encoding nitrite reductase large subunit NirB, with protein sequence MTQPSDQKTAARSATDFRKIVVVGGGPAAHRFVEAMHARGRNDWHITVLTEEVHIPYDRVALSQALTDVSTDLTLGDAALWDHPAVTLVTGAEVASINPEQSTVQTMDCGELTIYPYDELVLATGSDATRLSIPGAEHTHVYRTLDDVWMLNQQVAALSEKLGRTVQTAVIGGGLLGLEAAAGLIKLGADSVVINGGRWLMNAQLDEGAGQALGRLVAAKGMNATIGQYPKAIQTDRDGQVTGVLMADDSVVAADLVVVSVGVRPRDELARDSDGVAHHGFELGPRGGIVITDGCATSVPGVWAIGEVANYEGMCLGLVAPANTMAEIVADRLHGGSATFPGFDTATKLKLAGVDVASFGDAFATTENSLEVVYADPARGVYQKIVTSADAKTLLGGIFVGDASPYTSLRPLLGRELPGEPGAFLSAAGGGDAPVVELPDDAILCSCNNVSAGSVRDAVNGCGSCDGNVPVQDLPGLKACTRAGTQCGSCVPLLKKLMEGELKKSGITVSKALCEHFEMSRPELFEAVRALELTSFPDILARFGVDETAKAGRGCDICKPTIANILASQNSAYVLDEGRGTLQDTNDRALANMQKDGTYSVVPRIPGGEITPDKLAVIAKVAQDFGLYTKITGGQRIDLFGARLEQLPEIWKILVDAGMESGQAYGKSLRTVKSCVGSSWCRYGVQDSVAMAIKLELRYRGLRSPHKFKLGVSGCARECAEARGKDVGVIATADGWNVYVGGNGGATPAHAQLLAKDLDDETLISYIDRYLMYYIRTAERLQRTARWQEELDGGLAHVVDVVVNDSLGIAADLEAAMNTHVGNYEDEWAATLADPERLRRFRSFVNAPEVADDSIMFVPERGQIRPATASEKAEAGPVRFSSHIPVRSSIAENN encoded by the coding sequence ATGACGCAGCCAAGCGATCAAAAGACCGCCGCCCGCAGTGCCACCGACTTCCGCAAGATCGTCGTGGTTGGCGGCGGGCCGGCCGCGCATCGTTTTGTCGAGGCTATGCATGCCCGTGGCCGCAATGACTGGCACATCACCGTCCTCACCGAGGAAGTCCATATCCCCTATGACAGGGTGGCGCTGAGCCAGGCCCTCACGGATGTCTCCACCGATCTCACCCTGGGCGATGCAGCACTGTGGGATCACCCCGCCGTCACGCTCGTCACCGGCGCTGAAGTTGCCAGCATCAATCCCGAGCAGAGCACCGTGCAGACCATGGACTGCGGCGAACTCACCATCTACCCCTATGACGAGTTGGTCTTGGCTACGGGCTCAGACGCCACGCGCTTGAGCATCCCTGGTGCCGAACACACTCATGTGTACCGCACCTTGGACGACGTCTGGATGTTGAACCAGCAAGTTGCCGCGCTGAGCGAGAAGTTGGGCCGCACGGTGCAGACGGCAGTCATTGGCGGCGGACTGCTCGGTCTAGAGGCTGCGGCCGGACTCATCAAGCTTGGTGCGGATTCGGTGGTCATCAACGGCGGGCGCTGGCTCATGAACGCCCAGCTCGACGAGGGCGCCGGCCAGGCCCTGGGCCGTTTGGTGGCCGCCAAGGGCATGAATGCCACCATTGGCCAGTACCCCAAAGCTATTCAGACGGACCGCGACGGTCAGGTCACCGGAGTGCTCATGGCCGATGACTCGGTTGTTGCCGCAGACCTCGTGGTGGTTTCCGTGGGCGTACGGCCGCGCGATGAGTTGGCTCGCGACAGTGACGGGGTTGCCCACCACGGATTCGAGCTGGGCCCGCGCGGCGGCATAGTCATCACCGACGGTTGCGCCACCAGCGTGCCCGGCGTCTGGGCCATTGGCGAGGTGGCCAACTATGAGGGCATGTGTCTGGGTTTGGTAGCCCCGGCCAACACCATGGCCGAAATTGTCGCCGATAGGCTCCACGGGGGCAGCGCCACTTTCCCCGGCTTTGACACCGCCACCAAACTCAAGCTCGCCGGCGTGGATGTGGCCAGCTTCGGCGACGCCTTCGCCACCACCGAGAACAGCCTGGAAGTGGTCTACGCCGATCCAGCCCGCGGCGTGTATCAAAAGATCGTCACCAGCGCCGATGCCAAAACGCTCCTCGGCGGCATTTTCGTTGGCGACGCCTCCCCCTACACCAGCCTGCGCCCGCTCCTGGGCAGGGAACTGCCGGGCGAACCCGGGGCGTTCCTTTCGGCAGCTGGCGGCGGTGACGCTCCCGTCGTCGAACTTCCCGACGACGCCATCTTGTGCTCATGCAACAACGTCTCCGCCGGCAGTGTCCGCGACGCCGTCAACGGCTGTGGAAGCTGCGACGGCAACGTACCTGTCCAGGACCTGCCCGGCCTGAAGGCCTGCACCCGCGCCGGAACTCAATGTGGTTCCTGCGTTCCGCTGCTAAAAAAGCTCATGGAGGGTGAGCTGAAGAAGTCCGGCATCACGGTGTCCAAGGCCCTGTGTGAACACTTTGAGATGTCTCGGCCGGAACTCTTCGAGGCGGTCCGTGCCTTGGAACTCACCAGTTTCCCCGACATTCTGGCCCGCTTCGGCGTGGATGAGACGGCCAAGGCAGGGCGTGGCTGCGATATTTGCAAGCCCACCATCGCCAATATTCTGGCCAGCCAAAACAGCGCCTACGTGCTCGATGAGGGCCGCGGCACCCTGCAGGACACCAATGACCGCGCGCTGGCCAACATGCAAAAGGACGGTACTTATTCGGTGGTGCCGCGTATCCCGGGCGGGGAAATCACCCCGGACAAGCTGGCCGTCATCGCCAAGGTGGCCCAGGACTTTGGCCTGTACACGAAAATCACCGGCGGCCAGCGGATTGACCTCTTCGGCGCCCGGCTGGAGCAGTTGCCGGAGATCTGGAAGATTCTGGTGGACGCCGGTATGGAATCCGGGCAGGCGTACGGAAAGTCGCTGCGTACCGTTAAATCCTGCGTGGGCTCCTCCTGGTGCCGCTACGGCGTCCAGGATTCGGTGGCCATGGCCATCAAATTGGAGCTGCGGTACCGCGGTTTGCGCAGCCCGCACAAGTTCAAGTTGGGCGTGTCCGGCTGCGCCCGTGAGTGCGCCGAGGCGCGTGGCAAGGATGTGGGTGTCATTGCCACCGCCGACGGCTGGAACGTCTATGTGGGCGGTAACGGCGGAGCCACCCCGGCACACGCCCAGCTGCTCGCCAAGGACCTCGATGATGAAACGCTCATCAGCTACATCGACCGCTACCTCATGTACTACATCCGCACCGCCGAACGTCTGCAGCGCACCGCCCGTTGGCAGGAAGAGCTCGACGGCGGATTGGCTCACGTGGTGGATGTGGTGGTCAACGATTCGTTGGGCATCGCCGCCGATCTGGAAGCTGCCATGAACACCCATGTGGGCAACTACGAGGACGAATGGGCTGCCACCTTGGCCGACCCCGAACGTCTGCGCCGTTTCCGTTCCTTTGTCAACGCCCCGGAAGTAGCCGACGATTCCATCATGTTTGTGCCCGAGCGGGGCCAAATCCGTCCGGCCACGGCCTCTGAAAAAGCGGAGGCCGGCCCGGTGCGTTTCTCCTCCCACATCCCCGTCCGCAGCTCCATCGCCGAGAACAACTAA
- the mfd gene encoding transcription-repair coupling factor gives MSLAGLRTALSEDPLFARVRSYAAADPATRSTDVAFSAPAGMRAVLLAEVADGLASAASSSPAERPGVVLAVTATGREAEDTVAALRSYLPDGAVAEFPSWETLPHERLSPRSDTVGRRLSVLRRLAHPEHDAGDHLRVIVAPIRAVVQPLVAGLGELVPVRVKVGEEIPFADLIKALADAAYARVDMVTHRGEFAVRGGIIDVFPPTDNHPIRVEFFGDVVDSMRWFSIADQRTLTSVKGSVSHPSELYAPPCREILITPTVMGRAAKLKNAMPGAAAMLEKIAGGIAVEGMESLAPALVDGMVPLASLLPAASIAVVLDPEKVSARAHDLESTNEEFLEAAWSTASDGGNAPLDLSQASGGAAGVDLASAGFKSLAQTRETALEYGIGWWALSSLAQDEELEPSTDVLNLHAREPRGYRGDVAEMMEFIGSRVKDQWRVVVATQGPGPAQRLAELFHEANIPTSRVDSLDAPPQPGIIEVTTADTGRGFVLDSLKLGLLTEADLLGRASAVSTRDMRKMPSKRRNAVDPLQLEAGDFVVHEQHGVGKFVELIQRKVPGAGVGGAAGLREYLVLEYAPSKRGAPGDRLFVPTDQLDQVTAYVGGDAPALSKMGGSDWAATKSKARKAVKEIAGELIRLYSARMASKGHAFGPDTPWQAELEEAFPYVETPDQLVAINEVKADMEKEVPMDRLISGDVGYGKTEIAVRAAFKAVQDGKQVAILVPTTLLAQQHYETFNERFSGFPIRVKPLSRFQTAKESKEIMEGVRTGTVDVVIGTHRLLSKDFGFKDLGLVIVDEEQRFGVEHKEALKKMRTNVDVLAMSATPIPRTLEMSMTGIRETSTLATPPEERHPVLTYVGAHSDKQVGAAIRRELMREGQVFYVHNRVKSIESTAAHIQQLVPDARVAVAHGQMSESRLEQIIVDFWEKRFDVLVCTTIIETGLDISNANTLIVEQANNYGLSQLHQLRGRVGRGRERAYAYFLYPADKPLGEVALERLKAVAAHNELGAGMALAMKDLEIRGAGNLLGGEQSGHIQGVGFDLYIRLVGEAVADFRGEGEERAAEMKIELPVNAHLPHDYVPGERLRLEAYRKLAAAVSVEAIAEVEAELIDRYGELPPAAVNLLAVANFKVLARAAGLTDVALQGNFIKFAPAELPESKEMRLNRMYPGSLAKPALNAILIPKPKTARIGGRDLADAEVLKWAQGVLEAIFETTPETLAAR, from the coding sequence ATGAGTCTTGCAGGGTTGCGAACAGCGCTTTCTGAAGATCCACTCTTCGCCCGGGTGCGCAGCTACGCCGCTGCCGACCCCGCAACGCGCAGCACTGACGTGGCCTTTAGCGCCCCCGCAGGCATGCGAGCGGTGCTCCTGGCCGAGGTCGCCGATGGCTTGGCCTCCGCCGCGTCTTCCTCTCCTGCCGAGCGTCCGGGCGTGGTCTTGGCCGTCACTGCCACCGGCCGCGAGGCTGAAGATACCGTGGCCGCCCTGCGCTCCTACTTGCCCGACGGGGCTGTGGCCGAATTCCCCAGCTGGGAAACCCTTCCGCACGAACGGCTGTCACCGCGCTCGGACACCGTAGGCCGGCGCCTCTCCGTTCTGCGCCGGCTGGCCCATCCCGAGCACGACGCCGGAGATCACCTTCGCGTGATCGTGGCACCTATCCGTGCGGTGGTGCAGCCCCTGGTGGCTGGCTTGGGCGAGTTGGTGCCGGTGCGCGTGAAGGTGGGAGAAGAAATCCCCTTCGCCGATCTCATCAAGGCACTGGCCGACGCGGCCTACGCACGCGTTGACATGGTCACGCATCGCGGCGAATTTGCTGTCCGCGGCGGCATCATCGATGTCTTCCCGCCCACCGACAACCACCCGATCCGTGTCGAGTTCTTCGGCGACGTAGTTGACTCGATGCGGTGGTTCAGCATCGCCGACCAGCGCACCCTGACCTCCGTCAAGGGCTCCGTCAGCCACCCGAGCGAACTGTACGCCCCGCCCTGCCGGGAAATCCTCATCACACCCACTGTCATGGGGCGGGCCGCCAAATTGAAGAACGCCATGCCCGGTGCCGCTGCCATGCTGGAAAAAATTGCCGGCGGCATTGCCGTCGAAGGAATGGAGTCCCTGGCTCCGGCTCTCGTTGACGGCATGGTGCCACTGGCCTCCTTGTTGCCTGCCGCATCCATCGCCGTGGTGCTGGATCCCGAAAAGGTCAGCGCCAGGGCCCACGACCTGGAATCCACCAACGAAGAGTTCTTGGAAGCTGCCTGGTCCACAGCGTCCGACGGCGGCAACGCCCCGCTCGATCTGTCGCAGGCCAGCGGTGGAGCCGCGGGGGTGGATCTGGCCTCGGCTGGGTTCAAGTCTTTGGCGCAAACCCGTGAGACTGCCCTTGAGTACGGGATTGGCTGGTGGGCTCTGAGTTCTCTGGCCCAGGATGAAGAACTGGAACCGTCCACCGACGTGCTGAACCTGCACGCCCGCGAACCACGGGGCTACCGTGGAGACGTGGCGGAGATGATGGAGTTCATTGGCTCCCGCGTCAAGGACCAGTGGCGCGTTGTGGTGGCCACCCAGGGCCCCGGCCCGGCCCAACGCCTGGCCGAGCTATTCCACGAAGCCAACATCCCGACGTCGCGCGTGGACTCTCTGGATGCACCACCGCAGCCGGGCATCATCGAGGTAACCACAGCTGACACTGGGCGCGGCTTTGTTCTGGATTCACTGAAGCTGGGCCTCCTGACCGAGGCAGATCTGCTGGGGCGCGCGTCCGCTGTCTCCACCCGAGACATGCGCAAGATGCCCTCGAAGCGGCGCAACGCCGTCGACCCGCTGCAGCTTGAGGCCGGGGACTTTGTGGTTCACGAGCAGCACGGTGTGGGTAAGTTTGTGGAGCTCATTCAGCGCAAGGTGCCCGGTGCCGGCGTTGGTGGGGCTGCCGGCCTGCGCGAGTACCTGGTGCTGGAATACGCGCCCTCCAAGCGCGGGGCGCCGGGCGACAGGCTGTTTGTGCCCACCGATCAGCTGGATCAGGTGACCGCGTATGTGGGTGGGGACGCCCCGGCGCTCTCAAAGATGGGTGGCTCTGACTGGGCTGCCACCAAGTCCAAGGCACGCAAGGCCGTCAAGGAGATTGCTGGCGAGCTGATCCGGCTGTATTCGGCGCGCATGGCATCCAAGGGGCACGCGTTCGGTCCAGACACCCCGTGGCAGGCCGAGCTGGAAGAAGCCTTCCCCTACGTTGAGACGCCGGATCAACTGGTGGCCATCAACGAGGTCAAAGCCGACATGGAGAAGGAAGTCCCCATGGACCGGTTGATCTCCGGCGATGTGGGTTATGGCAAAACTGAAATTGCCGTGCGGGCTGCCTTCAAGGCGGTCCAGGACGGCAAGCAGGTTGCCATTTTGGTGCCCACCACGTTGCTGGCGCAACAGCACTATGAGACGTTCAACGAGCGTTTTTCCGGGTTCCCGATTCGGGTGAAGCCGCTTTCGCGCTTCCAAACGGCCAAGGAATCCAAAGAAATCATGGAGGGCGTGCGCACTGGCACAGTTGATGTTGTCATCGGCACGCACCGCCTGCTGTCCAAGGACTTTGGCTTCAAGGACCTTGGTTTGGTCATTGTCGATGAGGAACAGCGCTTTGGTGTGGAGCACAAAGAGGCGCTGAAGAAGATGCGCACCAATGTGGACGTGCTGGCCATGAGCGCTACGCCCATCCCGAGAACCCTGGAAATGTCCATGACGGGCATCCGCGAAACCTCCACCTTGGCCACCCCGCCCGAGGAACGCCACCCCGTGCTGACCTATGTTGGTGCGCACAGCGACAAGCAGGTTGGCGCCGCCATTCGACGCGAGCTCATGCGCGAGGGTCAGGTGTTTTATGTGCACAACCGAGTTAAATCAATTGAGAGCACTGCAGCGCATATCCAGCAGCTGGTTCCTGATGCGCGCGTAGCCGTGGCGCACGGGCAGATGTCCGAGTCACGCCTCGAGCAGATCATTGTGGACTTCTGGGAAAAGCGCTTTGATGTGCTGGTCTGCACCACCATTATTGAAACCGGCTTGGATATTTCCAACGCGAACACGCTCATTGTGGAGCAGGCCAATAACTACGGGCTCTCCCAGCTCCACCAATTGCGTGGGCGTGTGGGCCGTGGACGCGAACGCGCCTACGCCTACTTCCTGTACCCGGCAGACAAACCGCTGGGCGAGGTGGCACTGGAGCGGCTCAAGGCCGTGGCCGCTCACAATGAGCTCGGCGCCGGTATGGCCCTGGCCATGAAGGACCTTGAAATTCGTGGTGCCGGAAACCTGCTGGGTGGTGAGCAATCGGGCCACATTCAAGGTGTGGGCTTTGACCTCTACATTCGACTGGTGGGCGAGGCTGTGGCGGACTTCCGCGGTGAAGGTGAGGAGCGGGCGGCAGAGATGAAGATTGAGCTGCCCGTCAACGCCCACCTGCCACACGACTACGTGCCGGGGGAGCGGTTGCGCCTGGAGGCGTACCGGAAGCTGGCCGCTGCTGTGAGCGTTGAAGCTATTGCCGAGGTGGAGGCTGAACTGATCGACAGGTATGGCGAGCTGCCGCCAGCCGCCGTGAATCTGCTTGCCGTGGCCAACTTCAAGGTGCTGGCCAGGGCCGCAGGTCTGACGGACGTTGCCTTGCAAGGGAACTTCATCAAGTTCGCTCCGGCTGAACTGCCCGAATCCAAGGAGATGCGCCTGAACCGCATGTACCCAGGTTCCTTGGCAAAACCGGCGTTGAACGCGATCTTGATTCCGAAGCCGAAGACTGCTCGCATTGGTGGCCGCGATCTGGCCGATGCTGAAGTGCTCAAGTGGGCGCAGGGGGTGCTGGAAGCGATCTTCGAGACGACGCCGGAGACACTCGCGGCGCGCTAG
- a CDS encoding GAF and ANTAR domain-containing protein, giving the protein MIEQLPVGLERFGVDLCATFLAKLPISGISISAFPGHAPETSICASDPTAARLDELQFDLGEGPRWEALQTRQPVLLPNVKLDGHRAWPVFAKAILDYDVAAIFVFPLQLGAMDIGVIELYSSTPGSLRPADHSLALQLSDAAAWQLLRHILTVAPGGTGNPTDPDREKSPFSRREVHQATGMVLAQAGTSATDALLLLRAHAFSQGRTVREVSRDVVNRKLDFTPLGGDSASASVE; this is encoded by the coding sequence ATGATTGAACAACTGCCAGTAGGACTTGAGCGCTTCGGCGTGGACTTGTGCGCCACTTTTCTGGCAAAACTGCCCATCTCCGGCATCTCTATTTCGGCATTTCCAGGCCATGCTCCAGAGACCTCGATTTGCGCCAGCGATCCAACGGCTGCCCGGCTCGACGAGCTCCAGTTCGACTTGGGTGAAGGGCCTCGATGGGAGGCCCTGCAAACGCGCCAGCCGGTGTTGCTCCCGAATGTGAAATTAGACGGGCACCGGGCCTGGCCAGTGTTTGCCAAGGCTATTTTGGACTACGACGTCGCAGCTATCTTCGTCTTTCCACTACAGCTTGGTGCCATGGATATTGGAGTCATCGAACTGTACAGTTCGACTCCTGGCTCCCTCAGACCGGCCGATCATTCCTTAGCGCTGCAACTCTCCGATGCCGCCGCGTGGCAGCTGTTGCGGCATATCTTGACCGTCGCCCCAGGTGGCACCGGTAACCCAACAGACCCGGACCGGGAAAAGTCCCCGTTTTCGCGACGGGAAGTTCACCAAGCCACGGGCATGGTCCTAGCCCAGGCTGGCACATCAGCCACCGACGCGCTGCTGTTGTTGCGCGCACATGCTTTTTCTCAAGGTCGCACAGTCCGTGAAGTCTCCCGTGATGTGGTCAACAGGAAACTTGACTTCACTCCGCTTGGAGGGGACAGTGCAAGCGCTTCCGTGGAGTAG
- a CDS encoding uroporphyrinogen-III synthase has product MSETPQLSSPHLDQPLRGFRIGVTAHRRAGDLIDALERRGAQVQHAPALKIAPVEDDEALRAETAAVIAAAPDIVMVTTAYGMRRWAEAADVAGQGEELLATLASSSIYVRGPKARGAVRAAGLDDDGISSDETTATLTDLVISAGVAGKTVAVQVHGYTDVAALTRLREAGATVLTVTPYRWVNAEEGDKLPQLIDAVINKEIDVLTFTSAPAVDAVLSAADALGRGEQFRAALRGIDPSAAGTSTAGIGGVVCAVVGPVTAAPLIQAGVVPLMPERFRMGALIRLVCEYLEKTGVLRAESAGSVLEVRGQSLLVNGRPVPVAPAPLQLLKLLMGAGGGVLSPSELAAGSGSLEGDHALHMTISRLRAALPDASIVETVVKRGYRLR; this is encoded by the coding sequence ATGAGCGAGACACCCCAGCTTTCTTCCCCGCACCTGGACCAGCCGCTGCGCGGCTTCCGGATCGGTGTCACCGCGCACCGCCGGGCCGGGGACTTGATTGATGCGCTGGAACGCCGCGGCGCCCAGGTGCAACACGCTCCAGCATTGAAGATCGCCCCCGTTGAAGATGATGAGGCTCTGCGCGCAGAGACGGCCGCCGTGATCGCCGCCGCCCCGGACATCGTCATGGTCACCACCGCCTACGGTATGCGGCGCTGGGCCGAGGCGGCCGATGTTGCCGGGCAGGGTGAAGAACTGCTGGCCACTCTGGCTTCCTCTTCTATATACGTGCGTGGGCCCAAGGCCCGTGGCGCGGTCCGGGCCGCCGGGCTCGATGACGATGGCATCAGCTCCGATGAGACCACGGCGACGCTGACGGATTTAGTCATTTCCGCCGGAGTGGCCGGCAAGACCGTGGCCGTGCAGGTTCACGGTTACACGGATGTGGCAGCCCTGACCCGGCTGCGCGAGGCGGGCGCCACGGTGTTGACGGTGACCCCGTATCGCTGGGTCAACGCCGAAGAAGGGGACAAATTGCCCCAACTAATTGACGCCGTCATCAACAAGGAAATCGATGTCCTGACGTTTACCAGCGCCCCGGCAGTCGACGCGGTGCTCAGCGCCGCGGATGCCTTGGGCCGTGGCGAGCAATTCCGTGCGGCACTGCGCGGGATCGACCCTAGCGCAGCAGGAACCAGCACGGCAGGAATCGGCGGCGTGGTGTGCGCCGTCGTTGGTCCTGTCACTGCTGCTCCACTGATTCAGGCCGGCGTTGTCCCGCTGATGCCGGAACGGTTCCGTATGGGGGCCTTGATCAGGTTGGTCTGTGAGTATTTGGAGAAGACCGGAGTGCTGCGTGCGGAGAGTGCCGGTTCGGTGCTGGAGGTGCGCGGGCAGTCGTTGCTGGTCAATGGGCGCCCGGTGCCTGTGGCCCCCGCTCCCCTGCAGTTGTTGAAGCTACTCATGGGCGCTGGCGGCGGAGTCCTATCTCCCAGCGAGCTTGCGGCGGGGTCCGGTTCCTTGGAAGGCGACCACGCCCTCCACATGACCATTAGTCGGCTGCGGGCAGCCTTGCCGGACGCCAGCATTGTGGAAACGGTAGTCAAGCGCGGCTACCGGCTGCGCTGA
- the deoC gene encoding deoxyribose-phosphate aldolase, whose product MTANSPFAANQPGEELASYIDHTLLAPEASHADIVRLCKEAAEHHFKSVCVNPIWVEAAKKALLGTGVLTCTVVGFPLGTHNTDVKVFEARGATMDGADEIDMVINIASARALNKDALVSDISAVAEVVHEADSLLKVIIETSLLSDDEKILACQAALEAGADFVKTSTGFNGGGATAQDVALMRETVGPDLGVKASGGVRTREKALEMIAAGATRIGTSSGIAIVTGGTGTTSY is encoded by the coding sequence ATGACAGCCAACAGCCCCTTCGCGGCAAACCAGCCAGGCGAAGAACTCGCCAGCTACATTGACCACACCCTGCTAGCCCCCGAGGCCAGCCACGCTGACATCGTGCGCTTGTGCAAGGAAGCAGCGGAGCATCATTTCAAGTCGGTGTGCGTTAACCCCATTTGGGTTGAAGCAGCCAAGAAGGCCCTGCTCGGCACGGGTGTGCTGACGTGCACGGTGGTGGGCTTCCCGCTCGGCACGCATAATACCGATGTCAAGGTGTTCGAGGCCCGCGGTGCCACCATGGACGGTGCAGATGAAATTGACATGGTCATCAACATCGCATCGGCCAGGGCTTTGAACAAGGACGCGCTGGTATCGGATATTTCAGCCGTGGCCGAGGTGGTCCATGAAGCGGATTCCTTGCTCAAGGTCATCATTGAAACCTCACTGCTCAGCGACGACGAGAAGATCTTGGCTTGTCAGGCTGCGCTCGAAGCTGGTGCCGATTTCGTGAAGACCTCCACGGGCTTCAACGGCGGCGGCGCCACGGCCCAGGATGTTGCGTTGATGCGCGAAACCGTGGGTCCGGACCTGGGTGTCAAGGCCTCCGGCGGAGTCCGGACACGGGAAAAGGCCCTGGAAATGATTGCCGCGGGCGCCACTCGCATTGGTACCAGCTCCGGTATCGCCATCGTCACCGGCGGCACGGGCACGACTTCGTACTAA
- the cobA gene encoding uroporphyrinogen-III C-methyltransferase, with protein MATSTSPRRIGRTGHITLVGGGPGPADLLTLRGAKALAAADVVYFDRLGPTEDLAVLAPRATFVDVGKTPGHHKVPQEEITSRMIDGARSGLHVVRLKGGDPFVFGRGGEEIAGAVAAGIAVTVVPGISSSIAVPGAAGIPVTHRNVSYLFTVVSGHTPLTTNEFTHLAGLGGTIVVLMGIGTLPSLMAGLRGAGLASVTPVAIVENGFSHSQRTTVATLGTIVHASSACRNPAVIVIGDVVNLAGEHGLTVPNFVADAYLQTA; from the coding sequence ATGGCAACCTCGACAAGCCCCCGCCGCATTGGCCGCACCGGACACATCACGTTGGTGGGTGGCGGGCCAGGCCCGGCCGATCTGTTGACACTACGCGGCGCCAAGGCTTTGGCCGCGGCGGATGTGGTCTACTTCGACCGGTTGGGTCCCACGGAAGATCTCGCCGTCTTGGCTCCCCGGGCCACCTTCGTGGATGTGGGCAAAACCCCTGGACATCACAAGGTGCCACAGGAGGAGATCACCTCCCGCATGATCGACGGCGCCAGGTCCGGTCTGCACGTGGTGCGCCTGAAGGGCGGGGATCCATTTGTATTTGGTCGAGGCGGTGAGGAAATTGCCGGGGCTGTGGCTGCCGGTATTGCCGTCACCGTTGTACCCGGTATTTCCAGCTCCATCGCTGTACCGGGCGCCGCGGGCATCCCCGTGACTCACCGCAATGTCAGCTATCTGTTCACAGTGGTCTCGGGTCACACTCCGTTGACCACCAATGAATTCACGCATTTGGCAGGGTTGGGCGGCACCATAGTGGTCCTGATGGGCATCGGCACCTTGCCCTCTTTGATGGCAGGCCTGCGCGGAGCCGGATTAGCAAGTGTTACGCCCGTGGCTATCGTCGAGAATGGATTCAGCCATTCCCAACGCACCACCGTGGCAACGCTCGGTACCATTGTTCACGCGTCATCTGCTTGTCGCAATCCCGCTGTCATTGTCATCGGGGATGTGGTGAATCTAGCTGGCGAGCATGGCCTGACCGTCCCGAACTTCGTCGCGGATGCCTATTTGCAAACAGCTTGA